In Sphingobacterium zeae, one genomic interval encodes:
- the istA gene encoding IS21 family transposase yields MYKVAMYNTIKTLLSHGKSIREIASELGMCRKTVSRIQKALERGLEEPLPQVRPKLLDDYLDDIQVYKEMGLSAILIHQRLHEQHGLDISYPSVARSIERLKKQEVFVPLHSDPGEEAQVDFGYMGTFRRNGRPVKVWVFSMVLSHSRYSFYKLVTSQRVDEFLDCHIKAFEYFGGVPRTVKLDNLKSGVTIPDLYEPELQRRYSEFLSYYSCAGIACRPRRPQDKGKVESSIKYVKNNFLKGFDGNGYEDLLCGLKVWNEETCNKRVHGTTRRIPLAVFEQYEKHALLALPPVRYEILEVGSRKVTRLAHVSYRHNYYSVPAAYAGRTVRLESNGTCLKIFDGSTRIALHQVSGQMGMYVSLEEHRPDYKKNISREEYKRLMGSIGPSALLFFEHLLAEVPTHWSPMTRGILKLKKRFTDVQIDLSCKRALHYRAFSYQQVKRICENELYKQNYEEMSPMVYSSEYEHELGLYDRLTN; encoded by the coding sequence ATGTATAAAGTGGCAATGTATAATACGATAAAAACACTGCTATCCCACGGGAAATCGATACGGGAGATAGCATCAGAACTTGGGATGTGCCGCAAGACCGTTTCCCGGATACAGAAAGCCCTTGAGCGTGGGCTAGAGGAACCTTTGCCTCAGGTAAGGCCAAAGCTGCTGGACGATTATCTCGATGACATTCAGGTATATAAGGAGATGGGACTGAGCGCTATACTTATCCACCAGCGCCTGCATGAGCAGCACGGTTTAGATATATCTTATCCCAGTGTCGCCAGAAGTATCGAGAGATTAAAGAAGCAGGAGGTTTTTGTGCCGCTGCACAGCGATCCGGGAGAAGAAGCGCAGGTGGATTTCGGATATATGGGTACTTTCCGCAGGAATGGCCGCCCTGTAAAAGTATGGGTGTTTTCCATGGTTCTCTCCCATAGCCGTTACAGCTTTTATAAACTGGTGACCAGCCAGCGGGTGGACGAATTTCTGGACTGCCATATCAAAGCTTTCGAGTATTTTGGGGGTGTTCCGCGAACTGTCAAACTTGACAACCTGAAATCTGGGGTGACCATTCCGGATCTTTACGAACCGGAGCTCCAGCGCAGGTATTCTGAATTTCTTTCCTACTACAGCTGTGCAGGAATTGCGTGCAGGCCACGCCGTCCACAGGACAAGGGCAAAGTTGAATCATCTATCAAATATGTAAAAAACAATTTTTTAAAGGGCTTCGATGGCAATGGCTATGAAGATCTGCTGTGCGGGCTGAAGGTCTGGAACGAAGAGACATGCAATAAGCGCGTACACGGAACCACGCGCCGTATCCCTCTTGCCGTATTTGAACAGTATGAAAAGCATGCACTGCTTGCATTGCCCCCGGTGCGATATGAAATCCTGGAGGTCGGATCCAGAAAAGTCACCCGGCTGGCACACGTGAGCTACCGCCATAATTACTATTCGGTGCCCGCTGCCTATGCGGGCAGAACCGTCAGGCTCGAAAGCAACGGTACCTGCCTAAAAATATTTGACGGCAGCACCCGCATTGCACTCCATCAGGTAAGCGGACAGATGGGCATGTACGTTTCTCTGGAGGAACACCGTCCGGATTATAAAAAGAATATCAGCAGAGAAGAATATAAGCGGCTAATGGGAAGTATCGGACCTTCTGCACTGCTTTTCTTTGAACATCTTCTGGCGGAGGTGCCTACCCACTGGAGCCCGATGACCCGCGGGATACTTAAATTAAAAAAGCGGTTTACCGACGTGCAGATCGATCTGTCATGTAAGCGCGCGCTCCATTACAGAGCCTTCAGCTACCAGCAGGTCAAACGGATCTGCGAGAACGAGCTTTACAAGCAAAATTACGAGGAAATGTCTCCTATGGTGTATTCCAGCGAATACGAACACGAACTCGGACTATACGACAGATTAACAAACTGA
- a CDS encoding HNH endonuclease — protein sequence MRINSFYHEVQSLVLNEPEAQYKHISIQTEEDVFVRSGLFKRYIPQLYQDTCAMTGMRMRSTFKYNFIDACHIVPFAVTHDDKVTNGIALCPNLHRAFDRGLVSIDESYTIMVSDHIDELEDHPYSLLKLKGREISLPITQSYYPSQQNLAWHRENIFKE from the coding sequence GTGAGAATTAACAGCTTTTATCATGAAGTACAATCATTGGTGCTAAATGAGCCCGAGGCACAGTACAAACATATTTCTATTCAGACCGAGGAAGATGTGTTTGTCAGATCCGGTTTGTTCAAACGCTATATCCCGCAGCTTTATCAGGACACCTGTGCCATGACAGGTATGCGGATGCGGTCTACCTTTAAGTACAACTTTATTGATGCGTGCCATATCGTGCCTTTCGCAGTTACGCATGACGATAAGGTTACCAATGGAATAGCACTATGCCCAAACTTGCACCGTGCATTTGATAGGGGACTGGTCAGTATTGATGAAAGTTATACCATTATGGTTTCCGACCATATTGATGAGCTGGAGGATCATCCTTATAGCCTATTAAAATTGAAAGGAAGAGAAATTTCTCTTCCCATAACACAATCCTATTATCCATCGCAGCAAAACTTAGCCTGGCATCGGGAGAATATATTTAAAGAATGA
- the istB gene encoding IS21-like element helper ATPase IstB, which produces METLLANLRQLKLATMAQNLEMRNRHALEKQISYLEFLELLIEDEIVKRQSNGYQSRLKESRLDTQKILDSYDLSYQPDLDRRLLFDLASCRFIEQRSNAIFMGKPGVGKTHLAHAIGLEAVKRGKKVLFAHTNEMVEKLFASRADGSYQSVLQRYLKPDLLILDELGFKKMPQNSLEDFFEIVRRRYETGSMIITTNRNFEDWGNLFGDRVIASAIIDRIVHHATIVKLNGNSYRVKNLIELQDLFPGEDTARTRRGRPRKQENEILDDQDNE; this is translated from the coding sequence ATGGAAACATTATTAGCAAATTTACGCCAGCTAAAATTGGCCACGATGGCCCAGAACCTTGAAATGAGGAATAGGCATGCCCTGGAAAAACAGATCAGCTACCTTGAATTTCTGGAGCTGCTCATCGAAGATGAAATAGTAAAAAGACAGTCCAATGGCTATCAGTCCAGGCTAAAGGAATCCCGGCTGGATACGCAAAAGATCCTGGACAGTTATGACCTGAGTTACCAGCCGGACCTGGACAGAAGGCTATTATTTGACCTGGCTTCCTGCCGGTTCATAGAACAGCGCTCCAATGCTATATTCATGGGGAAACCCGGTGTCGGGAAAACCCACCTGGCCCATGCGATCGGGCTTGAAGCGGTCAAAAGAGGTAAAAAAGTACTGTTTGCACACACAAATGAAATGGTCGAAAAACTGTTCGCATCAAGGGCAGACGGAAGTTACCAGTCCGTATTGCAGCGTTATCTAAAGCCTGACCTGCTGATACTTGATGAGCTGGGCTTCAAAAAAATGCCGCAGAACAGTCTGGAAGATTTCTTTGAGATCGTTCGCAGGAGGTACGAAACGGGGTCTATGATCATCACCACAAACCGAAACTTTGAAGACTGGGGAAACCTCTTCGGTGACAGGGTAATTGCTTCTGCTATTATAGATAGGATTGTCCATCATGCAACAATTGTAAAACTTAATGGGAACAGCTATCGCGTAAAAAATCTTATCGAACTACAGGATCTTTTTCCTGGTGAAGATACCGCAAGGACTAGAAGAGGGCGCCCTCGAAAGCAGGAAAACGAAATCTTAGATGATCAGGATAATGAATGA
- a CDS encoding very short patch repair endonuclease, whose product MANYDDHNDSIHVPRFEESAGFYTTSKRSYNMSRIRSRNSKPELILRKALWSKNIRFRLHDKSLPGTPDIVIKKYKLAIFVDGEFWHGFDWKKNKERIKSNRLFWIPKIERNMQKDIRVNRALRDMDYVVFRFWTQDIIKNLPTVLNQIELFLETRKLWK is encoded by the coding sequence ATGGCAAACTACGACGACCACAATGATAGTATACATGTACCACGCTTTGAAGAATCGGCTGGTTTCTATACCACCTCAAAGCGTAGCTATAACATGTCTAGAATAAGAAGCCGTAATTCCAAACCTGAACTAATCCTTCGAAAGGCTCTATGGTCAAAAAATATAAGGTTTCGCCTGCACGACAAGTCCCTACCTGGAACTCCGGATATTGTCATCAAAAAATACAAACTTGCAATATTCGTTGATGGTGAATTCTGGCATGGATTCGATTGGAAGAAAAATAAAGAACGTATTAAGTCCAACCGTCTTTTCTGGATTCCCAAGATCGAGCGCAACATGCAAAAGGATATTCGCGTGAATAGAGCCTTGCGAGATATGGATTATGTGGTATTCAGGTTTTGGACCCAAGATATTATTAAGAATCTTCCTACTGTGCTAAATCAGATAGAGCTATTTCTAGAAACTAGAAAGCTTTGGAAATAA